A segment of the Nostoc sp. TCL26-01 genome:
AACTTGAGCATTTAATGTTTAAAGGTACTAGCGATCGCCCAGTCCAATTTGGCCGGTTATTTAGTGCATTGGGTAGTCAGTCTAATGCTTTTACCAGCTACGATCAAACTGCTTATTTTGGGACAGTGCAACGGGATAAACTGGAAGCACTGCTGACCTTAGAAGCAGACAGGATGAAAAATGCCCTCATTGGTGCAGAACAACTAACTAGTGAAAAACGGGTAGTAATTTCTGAGTTGCAGGGTTACGAAAATTCACCTAGTTATCGTCTAGATCGAGCAGTGATGAAAGCTGCTTTCCCTAACCGCGCCTATGGTTTACCTGTAGGTGGAACAAAATCAGATGTGGAACAATTCACACTAGAACAAGTACGTAATTACTATCAAACTTATTACAGCCCAGATAATGCTACCTTGGTAATTACGGGGGACTTTGACACTGCATCTGCCCTGAAGGTTGTTAAACAGACGTTTGGGAAAGTCCCTCGCCAAGAAAAGGTCAACACGGGGAATTTAAATAACAAAATTCCGCCAACTTCAGCAAATAAAACCAATCAAACGCCTATCGTGCTGAAACAGCCGGGAAGTGCTGCACTACTACATACAGTTTATCCCTTACCAGATGTCAACCATCCTGATGTGCCGGCAATTGATGTCATGGATGCCATTCTCACAGGTGGACGGAGTTCTAGACTGTATCAAGCATTGGTAGAATCTGGACTGGCTAGTTCAGTCAGTGGTGGTGCGGCGGAACTGATTGAACCTGGGTGGTATGAAGTTAACGCCACAGCAGCGCCGGGACAAGAGTTAGAGAAAATTAACCAAGTCCTGCAAAAATCTTTATTAGAACTACAAAAGCAACCTGTGACTGTTGCAGAATTGAATCGAGCGAAGACACAATTACAAGCTGTGTTTGTCTTGGGTAATCAAGATATCACCAGTCAAGCCAGCCAATTAGCCTATAATCAAACGGTAGCGGGCGACTATCATTATATGGAAAAATATTTGGCAGCGATCGCCAAAGTCACACCAGCTGATATCCAACGTGTCGCCAAAACTTATCTCAATCCTGCCAAACAAACCATTGGTTATTTTGAACCAACTCAACTAGATGGTAAACCCGGAACTTCTAGCAATGGTTCTGGACGGAATGTGGAAAATTTCAACCCCGGTAAGCCTGTCGATCCGGCAGAACTGGCTAAATTCTTGCCTCCAGCTACATCAACTACAGATAGTAACAAACAATCTTTACCACAACAGTTTTCTCTGACAAATGGTTTGCGTGTACTGTTGTTACCTGATCATAGTGTCCCCACAGTGAATCTGAGTGGACAAATTAATGCCGGCAATGAGTTCGATGGGAATCAACAAGCAGGACTAGCCAGTCTCACTGCTAGCAATTTATTAAATGGGACGCGGACGAAAAATGCTCTGACTTTGGCACAAACTTTAGAAGACAGAGGTGCTAGTTTAAGCTTTAGTGCTGGCAGAGAAGGTGTGAGTATTAGTGGTGAAGGATTATCTGCCAATTTGCCCATATTAATTCAAACCTTGGCAGATGTGTTACAAAATGCTTCCTTCCCCAAAGACCAATTAGAACTCAGTCGTCAAAGGGCATTAATTGGACTCAAAGCCCAACTAGACGATCCTAAAGGCTTGGGAAGACGGGTATTTCAGCAGGCAATTTACCCAGAAAATCATCCCTTTTATAGCTTCCCCACAGAAGAGAGTTTAAAGGGTATCAATCGTGACGCTGTGGTACGATTCTATCGGCAATATTACCGCCCAGATACCACAACGATCGCTTTAGTAGGAGACTTTGACCCAGTAGAGGTAAAAGAGTTACTCAATCAATCTCTCGGTAAATGGCAAGCCATCGGTCAACCACCAGTCTTGAAACTACCTAATGTGTCATCACCGACAACTGTGACACGTATTAACAAAGTGATACCCGGTAAAGCTGAGGCTGTGACTTATCTGGGTTACAACGCCATTTCTCGCAAAGATCCTCGTTATTACTCAGCACTGGTACTCAATCAGATTTTGGGTGGTGATACCTTAGCCAGCCGCTTGGGTACAGAAGTGCGCGATCGCCTGGGTTTAACCTATGGTATTTACAGTGGGTTTGCCGCAGGTGTGAATCCTGGCCCCTTCTTGATTCAAATGCAGACTGCACCAGGAGATGCAGATCAAGCGATCGCCAGTACAATTGCTTTACTCAAACAGTTACGTGAGCAAGGAATAACTGAGGCAGAATTAAACGCAGCTAAACGCTCAATTACGAATAGCTATCCTGTAGATTTGGCTAATCCTAGCGATGTATCGAGCATCATTTTAGATAATGCTGTCTTGGGTTTATCCACATCAGAATTGCGAGAGTTTCCCCAACGCATCCAAGCCGTAACTATGGCTAATGTCCAGCAAGCAATTCAAGATTTCATCAAGCCAGAGAATCTGGTAATTGTCACGGCTGGCCCTGGAAATATCGTATCCGAAGGCAGTTTACCCACAAAATGATTTGTAGAGACGTTGCAATGCAACATCTCTACATTTATAGGGATAACGTTTTACTCCCCTCTCCGTGTCGGAGAGGGGTTGGGGGAGAGGTCAAAAAAGATTTGTCGAACTCACATCACGTTAATAATGCGTACCTGTTTTCCGGTGATTCACCGCAGTTACATCATCTGGCTTGAGTAATTTACCATTGTCAACAGTAGCATAAACTACCCAATGGTCGCCACATTCCAGACGTTGACTAACTGAACATTCCACATAAGCTAGAGCATCAGCCAGGACTATACAGCCATTTTCAGCTTCCGTGGTGGTGAAATTGGCAAAGCGTTCTTCCCCTGGGGCAAAGCTCTTACGGAAATGCTTCATGTATTCCTGATGATTGCCTTCTGGGAGAATATTCAAGGCAAATTTACCACCAGGATACATGAGAGATTCGATCGCTCGTTCTTTGGCGATCGCTACGGTTAAACCGGGAGGGTTGAAGGTGGCTTGAGATACCCAAGAACCAAGCATACCCGTAGATACATCGCCTTGTTTGGCTGTAATTACACACACAGAACCAACAATCCGACCAACAGCTTGTTCTACAGGTGTTGCAGCTTGTTGGGGTAGGCGGATTTTTCTGGCTTTTTTCAGAGTTTGGGCAAAATCTGTCCCCACTTCTTCACAGAACTTGAGGGTAACATCGTCTGGTTTAAATTTGACCTTAAGAGTGTCAACAC
Coding sequences within it:
- a CDS encoding pitrilysin family protein, coding for MKLRLYMLIGFFLSLLLSILPVAGSFTNAATPTPTVAPVSGLSLTQGVRKNLLDNGLTVLTKEVHTAPVVSVQVWYKVGSRNEKKGENGISHQLEHLMFKGTSDRPVQFGRLFSALGSQSNAFTSYDQTAYFGTVQRDKLEALLTLEADRMKNALIGAEQLTSEKRVVISELQGYENSPSYRLDRAVMKAAFPNRAYGLPVGGTKSDVEQFTLEQVRNYYQTYYSPDNATLVITGDFDTASALKVVKQTFGKVPRQEKVNTGNLNNKIPPTSANKTNQTPIVLKQPGSAALLHTVYPLPDVNHPDVPAIDVMDAILTGGRSSRLYQALVESGLASSVSGGAAELIEPGWYEVNATAAPGQELEKINQVLQKSLLELQKQPVTVAELNRAKTQLQAVFVLGNQDITSQASQLAYNQTVAGDYHYMEKYLAAIAKVTPADIQRVAKTYLNPAKQTIGYFEPTQLDGKPGTSSNGSGRNVENFNPGKPVDPAELAKFLPPATSTTDSNKQSLPQQFSLTNGLRVLLLPDHSVPTVNLSGQINAGNEFDGNQQAGLASLTASNLLNGTRTKNALTLAQTLEDRGASLSFSAGREGVSISGEGLSANLPILIQTLADVLQNASFPKDQLELSRQRALIGLKAQLDDPKGLGRRVFQQAIYPENHPFYSFPTEESLKGINRDAVVRFYRQYYRPDTTTIALVGDFDPVEVKELLNQSLGKWQAIGQPPVLKLPNVSSPTTVTRINKVIPGKAEAVTYLGYNAISRKDPRYYSALVLNQILGGDTLASRLGTEVRDRLGLTYGIYSGFAAGVNPGPFLIQMQTAPGDADQAIASTIALLKQLREQGITEAELNAAKRSITNSYPVDLANPSDVSSIILDNAVLGLSTSELREFPQRIQAVTMANVQQAIQDFIKPENLVIVTAGPGNIVSEGSLPTK